In Legionella cincinnatiensis, the DNA window CTTATTGGAACGGGACTGTGTCTTCTTCTCTACATATATTATCTTTTCTTATATACCCCATTAAATAATAGCGTAACCCAAAAATCGGCACAATTAGTTGATAAAATGAACACGCTACAGTGGATGAAAAAGATAAAGCGACAAGGTCGTACAACACAAACGAAACAAATAGTGAATAATAGTCAATTATTAACTGCATTAGCAACCCAACTTAAAAATGATCCTACTTTGAAGTTTCCTTATCAGTTGCAACAAACTGGTTCTGGTGATATTCAACTCACTTTTGATGCGGTTGCATTTAACTTATTTATTGCTTGGCTGGAAAAAATTAATCAAGGATATGCCATCACAGTGAAACAATTTGAAGCAGATCGCACAAAAACACCAGGCGTAACTCGTTTAATGATCCTCATTAGTTCTACAGCAAAAACAACATAAAAAGCTAGACTGAAAAAAACCACTTTTTTTAAAGGTCTTCTGGGTGTGGCGCATGAGCCAACAGAGCAATTAAAGATACTGAAAAAATAATCCTCGCGATCAATAAAGATGTAGGATTTGTTGCTTTATATGCAATACAACCAGAAACGAGACATATAATTAGAAAAGCATAAGTATGAGAGAACATTTTTTTCCCTTATTGCACCTATTTTAATCTAAGTATAACTATTGTTGTACACTACTCCAATTAATCACTGAAGCCCTATTTTTAATTTCAGGTGGTAATGCATTAAGTGCTTTTTGAGCCTCTTCAGCACTCGTGTATGTACCATATACTCCTTTATAATGAGTTTTACCATCGCGATCATATTTTACTTGAGCCATACGATCATTTTTTGGGGCTTTATAGAGGACTTGCGCTACTTGAGATGCCTTATCTCCTTCAGCCAGTTCAATCGTATAACCTTGAGGACTCTGGCTATTTACCCAAGTTTGATCTCTATCCTTAAATGATACCGGAGAATGAAGTTCTCCTACATGATATGAATCAGGAACCACAACTTCTTGTTTTTGCCTATAGCTATAATCATAATTCATCGTATTGTAATTATTTAATGTATATGGTTGGGCAGGATCATAAACATAGGTAGGATAATTTGGATATTCATTATTCTCCATCATTGAACAAGAAGACATACTAACAGCACAAATCCCTATAAGCGCTAACTTAAATGTATCATTCATGATCATTCCCCTAATTTATAATTCTTTTTATTATTTGTTACGCCTTGAACTCACAACAGTGTCAACTTAAGAAAAGCTGGTTCCTATTCTTCTGTAGCCCGGATTAGGCAAAGCCATAATCCGGGAAGTATGATACAAAATTCCCGGATTACGACTGCGTCTAATCCGGGCTACCCGTACTTAAATGGACACTATTACCCAAACTCAAAGCATGTATTCAACCTATTAGTATTTACAATTCCTCTTGATTACTATATCTACGTATTTAGAAAAAACTTTAGGTTTTTGTGTTGTTAAAGAACAAATTATGTCTTACAGTAATTGTTTTTATTAGGGCAATCACTTATGTGGACACACAGACGTTCAGGACAAACCAATCAAAGAGGCTC includes these proteins:
- the lspM gene encoding GspM family type II secretion system protein LspM; translated protein: MKSYLSTLNEREKWMLIGTGLCLLLYIYYLFLYTPLNNSVTQKSAQLVDKMNTLQWMKKIKRQGRTTQTKQIVNNSQLLTALATQLKNDPTLKFPYQLQQTGSGDIQLTFDAVAFNLFIAWLEKINQGYAITVKQFEADRTKTPGVTRLMILISSTAKTT